A genomic region of Barnesiella viscericola DSM 18177 contains the following coding sequences:
- a CDS encoding YdeI/OmpD-associated family protein, translating into MKNWNKDSRAMEIHNLLDVKSRVELREWLIKNHKTEKECWVIVKRGKPTDDTTFWYIDAVEEALCFGWIDSTTKKIADGVTAQKLCPRNPRSNWSELNKERCRRMERMGLMTDAGRAVLPDMSPDGFNIDKDILQRLQSDPVVWNNFDTVPKSVSEIEE; encoded by the coding sequence ATGAAAAACTGGAATAAAGATTCAAGAGCGATGGAAATACATAATCTGCTGGATGTCAAATCAAGAGTTGAGCTACGCGAATGGCTGATAAAGAACCATAAGACGGAAAAAGAATGCTGGGTGATTGTCAAGCGTGGAAAGCCAACAGATGACACCACTTTCTGGTATATTGATGCCGTAGAAGAAGCCCTATGCTTCGGCTGGATAGACAGTACCACAAAGAAAATAGCAGACGGAGTGACTGCCCAGAAACTTTGTCCCAGAAACCCACGAAGCAACTGGTCGGAACTGAACAAGGAAAGATGCCGCAGAATGGAACGCATGGGACTGATGACCGATGCCGGAAGAGCCGTTCTGCCGGATATGTCGCCTGATGGTTTCAACATTGATAAGGATATACTGCAAAGACTGCAGTCCGATCCGGTAGTGTGGAACAATTTCGATACTGTTCCAAAAAGTGTGTCTGAGATAGAGGAATAA
- a CDS encoding cytidylate kinase family protein — translation MNGKRSRAEWLRRYASFVVILFIIAFGTSLSIRANLGSSPISAPPYILSLIPGMNLTMGQLTICMHVFFITLQLLLLRKNFEARQYTQILVSFLFGFYTDLTMWMTGFLQIPFDLNPLIGYPLRFIELLIGGAVLAFGIACEVRCDSLMLAGEGLPLAISKFLKKDFGKVKICSDTSLVLIGTIFMFIYFGRWSWEMVGVGTLVSMFYVGFMVRVFAPHIGWLDQIFIPRAERQAAAAAVADQWSGNRIVTIARTYGSGGNAVGEAVARHLGCPCYNRQIIDRTAHEMGYSTEFVAENEQNLSSGRLWEMIFTDSGIPASMNPSKEDAIYVSQSRTIRELAHKSPCVIIGRLANWILRDDPHVLRVFVTSSRDYAVRQIADKLHLSTDEAARKVDRVNTGRANHCRHYTGKSWTDITGYDLVINTERTGIDGAVDMILRAAREVK, via the coding sequence ATGAACGGGAAGAGGAGCAGGGCAGAGTGGCTGCGGCGCTATGCCAGTTTTGTGGTTATTCTTTTTATCATTGCATTCGGTACCTCCTTGTCAATACGGGCCAATCTGGGTTCGTCGCCCATCTCGGCACCTCCCTATATCTTGTCGCTTATCCCGGGCATGAACCTTACCATGGGACAGCTCACTATCTGCATGCACGTCTTTTTCATCACCTTACAGCTGTTGCTCCTGCGCAAGAATTTCGAGGCCAGGCAATACACCCAGATTCTGGTCTCCTTCCTTTTCGGGTTCTATACCGACCTGACCATGTGGATGACCGGGTTTCTGCAAATTCCCTTCGACCTCAATCCACTTATCGGTTACCCTCTGCGATTCATCGAACTGCTCATTGGTGGAGCCGTACTGGCCTTCGGTATCGCTTGTGAGGTGCGTTGCGACTCGCTCATGTTGGCCGGTGAAGGGTTGCCGTTGGCCATATCGAAATTCTTGAAAAAGGATTTCGGTAAGGTGAAAATCTGTTCCGATACCTCGCTGGTCCTCATCGGCACGATATTCATGTTTATCTATTTCGGTCGCTGGAGTTGGGAGATGGTAGGCGTGGGCACCCTCGTGTCGATGTTCTACGTCGGCTTCATGGTGCGCGTATTCGCTCCCCACATCGGGTGGCTCGACCAGATATTCATTCCCCGGGCCGAACGTCAGGCTGCCGCTGCCGCAGTGGCTGACCAGTGGAGCGGAAACCGCATTGTGACCATTGCCCGCACCTATGGCAGTGGCGGCAACGCCGTGGGCGAGGCCGTGGCCCGGCATTTGGGCTGTCCCTGTTACAACCGGCAGATTATCGACCGGACGGCCCACGAGATGGGTTACTCTACCGAATTTGTAGCCGAGAATGAGCAGAACCTCTCCTCCGGTCGTTTGTGGGAGATGATATTTACCGACAGCGGAATCCCTGCCTCGATGAATCCCTCGAAAGAAGATGCCATCTATGTGAGTCAGAGCCGCACCATTCGCGAGTTGGCTCACAAAAGTCCCTGTGTCATTATCGGTCGTCTGGCCAACTGGATACTCCGCGACGACCCCCATGTGCTGCGGGTCTTCGTCACCTCGAGTCGCGACTATGCCGTCCGTCAGATAGCCGATAAACTTCATCTCTCTACCGATGAGGCCGCCCGCAAGGTCGACCGTGTGAACACGGGGCGAGCCAACCACTGTCGGCACTATACCGGCAAGTCCTGGACCGACATCACCGGTTACGACCTGGTCATCAACACCGAGCGCACAGGTATCGACGGAGCTGTCGATATGATTCTGCGAGCTGCTCGTGAGGTGAAGTGA
- a CDS encoding IS30 family transposase, with the protein MLYRKIRSYIDDHLSSKEDKILLIEGARQIGVNRSTVCREIRRNSKRQGKYWWSIAHERALDRRERTVRNRETPPDVLGEAKRLLVSEDWSPRQISGYLKKKGIEISHERIYELIRDDGIGELKIHCRHKMKYRRHKRRRRPTVATNIPDRVSIHERPAEADGRRFGDWGMDLIVGKMQKSAILTLCERSRNYLIMERLPCGKNHEKVADAVIRLLYPYRKNVLTITTDNGFEFRSHKKISEALKAPVYFADSYASWQKGGIENMNKLIRQYIPKGTDFRELSDEFIHSVQLKINRRPREKLNFSTPKDEFFRLLL; encoded by the coding sequence ATGCTGTACAGAAAGATCCGATCATATATAGATGACCACCTCAGTTCTAAGGAGGACAAGATTCTCCTTATTGAAGGAGCTCGGCAGATAGGAGTGAACAGGAGTACGGTATGCAGGGAAATCCGGAGGAACAGCAAACGTCAGGGGAAGTATTGGTGGTCGATAGCGCACGAGCGGGCTCTGGACAGGCGAGAGCGGACAGTAAGGAACAGGGAGACGCCGCCAGATGTCCTAGGGGAAGCGAAAAGGCTGCTTGTCAGTGAGGACTGGTCCCCCAGGCAGATATCAGGTTACCTGAAGAAGAAAGGGATTGAGATATCGCACGAGAGGATCTATGAGCTGATACGGGATGACGGTATCGGGGAATTGAAGATCCACTGCCGGCATAAGATGAAATACAGGCGGCACAAGAGGCGGAGGCGGCCGACGGTAGCCACGAACATACCGGACAGGGTCAGCATTCATGAAAGGCCGGCGGAAGCGGATGGCAGGAGGTTCGGGGACTGGGGAATGGACCTTATTGTCGGGAAAATGCAGAAAAGTGCGATATTGACCTTATGTGAAAGGAGCAGGAACTACCTGATAATGGAAAGACTGCCCTGCGGGAAGAACCACGAGAAAGTTGCCGATGCGGTCATCAGGCTTCTATACCCGTACAGGAAGAATGTGCTGACGATAACCACTGACAATGGCTTCGAGTTCCGCTCGCATAAGAAAATATCGGAAGCCCTCAAGGCACCGGTATACTTTGCCGACAGTTATGCCTCGTGGCAAAAAGGCGGGATAGAGAATATGAACAAGCTGATAAGGCAGTATATCCCCAAAGGGACTGACTTCCGGGAACTCAGCGACGAGTTCATCCATTCCGTCCAGCTGAAGATAAACCGAAGGCCCAGGGAAAAGTTGAACTTTTCTACCCCCAAGGACGAGTTCTTTAGACTTTTGTTATAA
- a CDS encoding IS256 family transposase — protein MEFTKEQLSELICKHTEKENGLHDLMEIMLESLMVSERREYLREDGLSGNKCNGYRPGRTYGHGRTLTFRIPRDRYGNFHQRILAILRDQEEECERLAGTLYTKGLTQEQVGEVFNDIYGEHYSKASISRMLDYLRKDVTEWLGRSLESHYPVVFIDCVHIKIHRKRSVDTEAFYVVLAVKEDKTREVLGIFNKPTESALGWGEMLNELRERGVCRIGLICADGLRGLEVVISEVFPGTKLQRCTTHLKRNIISDVRNGDKGDVAEDLRQVFRTGDRNYTVEQAWSEWQGFCSKWGRYYRSIRKRGEDASYKAYFTYLNYDHRIQSMIYTTNWIERLQKDFRRVTRMRGAMPNEESVILLMGKTAMDKKSYLRQVPKIDLDKDLFPDE, from the coding sequence ATGGAGTTCACAAAGGAACAACTTTCCGAACTAATATGCAAGCATACGGAGAAAGAAAACGGATTACATGACCTGATGGAGATAATGCTTGAGAGCCTGATGGTGTCAGAGCGCAGGGAATATCTGCGAGAGGATGGTCTTTCCGGGAACAAGTGCAACGGGTACCGTCCGGGCAGGACCTACGGACACGGCAGGACATTGACATTCCGCATACCCCGTGACAGATACGGCAACTTCCATCAACGGATACTGGCGATACTCAGGGATCAAGAGGAAGAGTGCGAGCGTCTTGCGGGGACACTGTACACCAAGGGGTTGACGCAGGAGCAGGTCGGGGAGGTCTTCAACGACATCTACGGGGAGCATTACAGCAAGGCGAGCATATCGCGTATGCTGGATTATCTGCGCAAGGATGTGACGGAATGGCTGGGGCGGTCACTGGAGAGCCATTATCCGGTGGTGTTCATCGACTGCGTGCACATCAAGATCCACCGGAAGCGGAGTGTAGATACTGAAGCCTTTTATGTGGTCCTTGCGGTGAAGGAGGACAAGACCAGGGAAGTGCTCGGGATCTTCAACAAGCCCACGGAAAGCGCCCTGGGGTGGGGCGAGATGCTGAATGAGCTGCGAGAGCGGGGTGTCTGCAGGATAGGACTCATATGTGCAGACGGACTCAGGGGACTGGAGGTCGTCATCAGCGAGGTGTTTCCCGGCACGAAGCTCCAGAGGTGCACCACCCACCTGAAGCGCAATATCATCAGTGATGTGCGCAACGGCGACAAGGGGGATGTCGCAGAGGATCTGCGGCAGGTGTTCCGTACCGGGGACAGGAACTATACTGTGGAGCAGGCATGGAGCGAGTGGCAGGGGTTCTGCTCCAAATGGGGCAGGTACTACAGGAGCATCCGCAAGCGCGGCGAGGACGCCTCCTACAAGGCGTATTTCACATACCTGAACTACGACCACCGCATCCAGTCGATGATATACACCACGAACTGGATAGAGCGGCTGCAGAAGGACTTCCGGAGGGTCACGAGGATGCGCGGTGCGATGCCCAACGAGGAGTCCGTCATCCTGCTCATGGGAAAGACGGCCATGGACAAGAAGTCATACCTGAGGCAGGTGCCCAAAATCGATCTTGACAAGGACCTGTTCCCGGACGAATGA
- a CDS encoding fimbrillin family protein (This family includes IgM or IgG-cleaving cysteine proteases.), with amino-acid sequence MRAFTAAAAFLLFLPACMKTEEPVSVQDDGFIELAFTKNGFVDDTQDMPSVKAYVDEDGSGTFTEGDKVGLYIYGSPSRHVILTLENGRWTPALKKSDLGSGTARLSAYYPVSEAEGIGSNVHRHKVQTDQSGDGYMESDLLWSHLDIDLGSLSGNRIEFPFRHAMHRLVINITGSDGTLPEDLSVKVLNETEGSLSIYSGSLNDPSGEKVRIDARKAEGSQGKFSAILFPGSLGPYSDGWVEITAGGKTSTFKAPSEIGGRDFLESGKETVLNLSLNQGGVGPGEEPEPEPDPDYAGKICWVYGVKTPETPDYNEETVKVLTDTDKFYPWNFPSGVWFKFDSDPETAYLNWQEGFRWYDCDKDNPDESNSRPGYHDSNMCWAAASACMLHWWMNINSDYIAAYDRKYGDVCPKYPRPSSEFSGTEKSEIFNFFREASRNRGGDARDGINWFINHTPGLGLNDTFDDDAFGGYFTEVFKGMKIADSFGGFSKETFNELIKDALENDRGLGFIRSHGLTHVMALYGVEFDDEGYISAVYYVDNNDYYNFQVTGSSTPFQRHRLIRKKITYNEGSGFKILIGEGTSYAIVGVTTMDLMRDVWRNAFPEVRTDD; translated from the coding sequence ATGCGTGCGTTTACAGCAGCCGCTGCTTTTCTTCTTTTCTTGCCGGCCTGCATGAAGACGGAGGAGCCTGTTTCCGTACAGGATGACGGATTCATTGAACTGGCATTCACCAAAAACGGTTTTGTTGATGATACGCAGGATATGCCATCAGTGAAGGCGTATGTGGATGAAGACGGGAGCGGAACTTTTACGGAAGGGGACAAGGTCGGGTTGTATATATACGGCAGTCCTTCCAGGCATGTCATTCTCACTCTTGAGAACGGCAGGTGGACTCCGGCGCTGAAGAAGAGCGACCTGGGATCCGGCACGGCCAGGCTTTCCGCATATTATCCTGTATCGGAGGCTGAAGGCATCGGGTCAAACGTGCACCGCCATAAGGTGCAGACCGACCAGAGCGGGGACGGCTACATGGAATCGGATCTTCTGTGGAGCCATCTCGACATTGATCTTGGCTCGCTTTCAGGCAACAGGATAGAATTCCCTTTCAGGCATGCCATGCACAGGCTTGTCATAAACATTACGGGCTCTGACGGTACATTGCCCGAAGACCTTTCAGTAAAGGTCCTCAATGAGACCGAGGGGTCGCTTTCAATCTATAGCGGAAGTCTGAATGATCCGTCCGGTGAAAAGGTGAGAATAGATGCCAGAAAAGCGGAAGGGAGTCAGGGCAAGTTTTCCGCAATACTTTTCCCGGGCAGTCTGGGCCCTTATTCCGACGGATGGGTGGAAATAACTGCAGGCGGCAAGACCTCGACCTTCAAGGCGCCGTCGGAAATCGGCGGCAGGGATTTTCTGGAGAGCGGAAAGGAGACTGTGCTGAACCTGAGTCTGAATCAGGGCGGCGTCGGCCCCGGGGAAGAGCCGGAGCCGGAGCCTGATCCCGACTATGCTGGGAAAATATGCTGGGTATATGGAGTCAAGACGCCGGAAACTCCTGACTACAATGAGGAGACCGTGAAAGTGCTGACAGATACGGATAAATTTTATCCGTGGAACTTCCCTTCAGGAGTATGGTTCAAGTTTGACAGCGATCCTGAAACAGCCTATCTGAACTGGCAGGAGGGCTTCCGCTGGTATGACTGCGACAAGGACAATCCGGACGAAAGCAACTCCCGTCCCGGCTATCATGACAGCAACATGTGCTGGGCGGCCGCTTCGGCATGCATGCTCCACTGGTGGATGAACATCAACAGCGACTATATTGCCGCGTATGACCGTAAATATGGAGATGTGTGCCCGAAATATCCGCGCCCTTCATCTGAATTTTCTGGCACTGAAAAAAGCGAGATATTCAATTTCTTCAGGGAGGCAAGCCGTAACCGCGGAGGGGATGCGAGGGACGGCATCAACTGGTTCATCAACCACACTCCCGGATTGGGTCTAAACGACACTTTCGACGACGATGCCTTCGGAGGCTATTTTACGGAGGTTTTCAAGGGAATGAAGATAGCCGACTCTTTCGGGGGCTTCAGCAAGGAAACGTTCAACGAGCTCATAAAAGACGCCCTTGAGAATGACCGCGGACTCGGATTCATACGCTCACACGGACTGACGCATGTCATGGCTCTCTATGGTGTCGAATTCGATGATGAAGGATATATCTCGGCCGTATATTATGTCGACAACAACGACTATTATAATTTTCAGGTCACAGGCAGCAGCACTCCGTTCCAGAGGCATCGCCTGATCCGCAAGAAGATCACCTACAATGAGGGCAGCGGATTCAAGATATTGATCGGGGAGGGTACATCGTATGCGATAGTCGGAGTGACTACGATGGATCTTATGCGTGACGTATGGCGGAACGCCTTTCCGGAAGTGCGCACAGACGACTGA
- a CDS encoding transposase, which produces MAKVQNFSGISPDLPFTEFDFYELHRQTFATSELGKIRKRLPLREMAENFGLISKSMRAKKGRKTYFTPEGKVALMFLKMYTGLSSPKLMEHLNGNVHYQLFCDVRIDPMHPLTNYKLLDDVFSELARGLKIQQQQEILARAWKPYMKDLDTMYTDATCYESEMHYPTDPKLLWEGIEKSYEIMCTLSAKLNVHRPRTKYVDVEKANLSYRKRRRHTKVQTRKLTRRLLNLLGKILKETRTLERENAGAEKLLTARQKSDIEIITRMYRQQKAHFENNNPRESVKDRIVSISKPYVRPIVRGKEVKSVEFGAKCNNIQVDGLSFIEKLSFNAFNEGTRLTHCLKMHRKLFGVDAKKVGGDAGYAGSANRGYCKDRGIQTSFVKRGRPSLEKKENDIIRNELARVRATRMEGSFGTQKEHYGLKRIKARTKLTEILYIFFGIHTANAVQLVRREVNEIAQAA; this is translated from the coding sequence ATGGCTAAGGTACAAAATTTCTCTGGAATATCACCCGATCTTCCTTTCACGGAGTTCGATTTTTATGAATTGCATAGGCAGACATTCGCGACTAGCGAGCTGGGAAAAATCAGGAAGAGGCTGCCGCTACGTGAGATGGCAGAGAACTTTGGACTGATAAGCAAGAGCATGAGAGCGAAGAAAGGACGAAAAACATACTTCACCCCGGAGGGCAAGGTTGCGCTGATGTTCCTGAAGATGTACACAGGTCTGAGCAGCCCGAAGTTGATGGAGCATCTTAACGGTAACGTCCACTATCAGCTCTTCTGCGATGTGAGAATAGACCCGATGCATCCTCTGACGAACTACAAACTTCTGGACGACGTGTTTTCGGAACTGGCCCGCGGGCTGAAGATCCAACAGCAGCAGGAGATACTGGCAAGAGCCTGGAAACCGTACATGAAGGACCTGGACACGATGTATACGGATGCGACCTGTTACGAGAGCGAGATGCACTATCCTACGGATCCGAAGCTTCTGTGGGAAGGAATAGAGAAGTCATATGAGATAATGTGCACTCTGAGTGCCAAGCTGAATGTGCACCGTCCGAGGACGAAGTACGTAGACGTAGAGAAGGCCAACCTGTCGTACAGGAAGCGGCGCAGGCATACGAAAGTCCAGACCAGGAAACTGACCAGACGCCTGCTCAACCTTTTGGGGAAGATACTGAAGGAGACCCGCACACTGGAGAGGGAGAATGCAGGTGCGGAGAAATTGCTGACAGCCAGACAGAAGAGCGATATTGAAATCATCACAAGGATGTACCGTCAGCAGAAGGCCCACTTCGAGAACAACAATCCTCGCGAGAGTGTCAAGGACAGGATAGTGAGCATCAGCAAGCCGTATGTGAGGCCGATCGTGAGAGGCAAGGAAGTGAAGAGCGTAGAGTTCGGTGCGAAGTGCAACAACATCCAGGTTGACGGACTCTCATTCATCGAGAAGCTGTCATTCAATGCCTTCAACGAGGGAACCAGGCTTACGCACTGCCTGAAGATGCACCGAAAGCTCTTCGGTGTGGACGCGAAGAAGGTCGGAGGAGATGCAGGCTATGCCGGCAGCGCCAACAGGGGGTACTGCAAGGATAGAGGAATACAGACGTCATTCGTCAAGCGTGGCCGTCCGTCCTTGGAAAAGAAAGAGAACGACATCATCCGCAACGAGCTGGCGAGGGTGAGGGCAACGAGGATGGAAGGCTCGTTCGGAACGCAGAAGGAACACTATGGCCTGAAACGCATCAAGGCAAGGACGAAGTTGACCGAAATCCTGTACATCTTCTTTGGCATCCACACGGCGAATGCAGTACAGCTCGTCCGGCGGGAAGTCAACGAAATTGCTCAGGCTGCCTGA
- a CDS encoding fimbrillin family protein: protein MKSYKFFLYAAAILPAAVSCDRSVLPGGDGGSDEVTGKIDIRTAVGPIVKSPQLGQDGSGNFVSGDMFRLTVSGEGFDDISEIYTVGETELFWSDLELPDNSGTVYFSGCYPDQDAVSDGSFRFDMPADGETDLLLAKAVPVAYQASAVELKFSHAFHRLAIEYVSVGTYSDSDLSQVATSVNAMSSCTVDLRKGEVESGSAARPARYMEKKGNSVSYMLIPQQKDDVTVEVSFQGMKKTFTLPDTTGDGQALSQLEGGKMLTVRLEISSDGIRMDGVEIIGWESQGTVNGGISF, encoded by the coding sequence ATGAAGAGTTATAAATTTTTTCTATATGCTGCGGCGATTCTGCCGGCGGCCGTCTCATGCGACAGATCCGTCCTTCCCGGCGGGGACGGCGGCAGCGATGAAGTGACGGGAAAAATCGACATAAGGACTGCCGTAGGCCCCATTGTGAAGTCGCCTCAGCTCGGACAGGACGGCTCCGGAAATTTCGTAAGCGGAGACATGTTCCGGCTTACGGTTTCAGGAGAGGGCTTTGATGATATAAGCGAGATCTATACGGTGGGAGAAACGGAACTTTTCTGGTCGGATTTGGAGCTTCCGGATAATTCCGGTACGGTGTATTTTTCAGGATGTTATCCTGATCAGGATGCCGTTTCAGACGGCAGTTTCCGTTTTGACATGCCGGCAGACGGCGAGACGGATCTTCTGCTTGCCAAGGCTGTTCCGGTGGCGTACCAGGCGTCGGCGGTGGAGCTGAAATTCTCTCATGCTTTCCACAGGCTTGCCATAGAATATGTGTCTGTCGGCACTTATTCCGATTCCGATCTTTCGCAGGTAGCCACATCCGTCAATGCGATGTCCTCATGCACGGTGGATCTGCGCAAGGGCGAAGTTGAATCAGGCTCTGCTGCCCGTCCGGCAAGATACATGGAAAAGAAGGGGAATTCCGTGTCATATATGCTGATTCCGCAGCAGAAAGACGATGTCACTGTAGAGGTCTCTTTCCAGGGTATGAAAAAGACGTTCACTCTTCCGGACACCACCGGGGACGGTCAGGCGCTCAGTCAGCTTGAAGGAGGCAAAATGCTGACGGTGCGGCTTGAGATTTCTTCGGACGGGATCAGAATGGACGGAGTGGAGATCATAGGATGGGAGTCCCAGGGAACTGTCAACGGAGGCATATCCTTCTGA
- a CDS encoding AlkZ-related protein, with protein MKKEPLHSCSQLIDYINRVGFLPLLPLGIDGWSAEEMVDAECRYHPLPEGGWEWPLWAWKGEILQESGCAYGKFFNGKAAFIAREWWPDFCNYRRSRYPRPAEGSIEEAILTTLRSRGSLITRELRAACGFTGPKMRSRFDAYLTRLEMGGYLVTEDFVYPHDRHGREYGWGWSLLTTPEALLGREACQPHRSPEESRARLLHHLAKILPDKPVRLYESLLR; from the coding sequence ATGAAGAAAGAACCGCTACACTCCTGCTCGCAATTAATCGATTACATCAATCGGGTAGGCTTCCTGCCCCTGCTGCCTCTGGGTATCGACGGGTGGTCGGCCGAAGAGATGGTCGACGCCGAATGCCGATACCACCCGTTGCCCGAAGGGGGTTGGGAGTGGCCGTTATGGGCCTGGAAGGGGGAAATCTTGCAGGAGAGCGGGTGTGCCTACGGCAAATTCTTCAACGGCAAGGCGGCATTCATCGCCCGCGAGTGGTGGCCCGATTTCTGTAACTACCGACGGAGCCGCTACCCTCGCCCGGCCGAAGGAAGTATCGAGGAGGCCATACTGACTACGCTGAGGAGCCGGGGCAGCCTCATCACCCGAGAACTGCGCGCGGCTTGCGGATTTACCGGGCCCAAAATGCGCAGCCGGTTCGACGCTTACCTTACCCGACTCGAAATGGGGGGCTATCTGGTGACCGAGGATTTTGTCTACCCGCACGACCGTCACGGACGGGAGTATGGCTGGGGGTGGTCTCTGCTCACTACTCCCGAAGCCCTTTTGGGGCGAGAGGCTTGTCAGCCTCACCGCTCCCCCGAGGAGTCGCGCGCCCGGTTGCTCCACCACCTCGCCAAGATTCTCCCCGACAAGCCGGTCCGCCTGTACGAATCGCTGCTACGATAG